In Nicotiana tabacum cultivar K326 chromosome 11, ASM71507v2, whole genome shotgun sequence, a single window of DNA contains:
- the LOC107802459 gene encoding transmembrane 9 superfamily member 3-like gives MVKKDSMGCGYYVVVLVLLFFGATSVRSDSSDHKYKNGEEVPLYANKVGPFHNPSETYRYFDLPFCSPGHVKDKTEALGEVLNGDRLVTAPYKLDFLSDRETEVVCKKSLSKEEVARFRDAVAKDYYFQMFYDDLPIWGFIGKVDKERKSDPNEYKYYLFKHLHFDIHFNNDRVIEVNARTDPNALVDITEDKEVDVDFMYSVKWKETDIPFEKRMEKYSQTSALPHHLEIHWFSIINSCVTVLLLTGFLATILMRVLKNDFVKYAHDEETADDQEETGWKYIHGDVFRYPKRNSLFAAALGSGTQLFTLTIFIFILALVGVFYPYNRGALFTALVVIYALTSGIAGYTAASFYCQLEGKNWVRNLLLTGGLFCGPLFLTFCFLNTVAIAYHATAALPFGTIVVIFLIWALVTSPLLVLGGIAGKNSKAEFQAPCRTTKYPREIPQLPWHRGALPQMAMAGFLPFSAIYIELYYIFASVWGHRIYTIYSILFIVFIILIIVTAFITVALTYFQLAAEDHEWWWRSFLCGGSTGLFIYGYCLYYYYARSDMSGFMQTSFFFGYMACICYAFFLMLGTVGFRAALFFVRHIYRSIKCE, from the exons ATGGTGAAGAAGGATAGTATGGGGTGTGGCTATTACGTCGTCGTTTTGGTGCTCTTGTTCTTTGGAGCTACGAGTGTGAGATCAGATTCATCAGATCACAAATACAAAAATGGAGAAGAAGTCCCTTTATATGCAAACAAAGTTGGCCCTTTTCATAACCCTAG TGAAACATATCGCTACTTTGATCTTCCATTTTGTTCTCCAG GTCATGTGAAAGATAAAACAGAAGCTCTTGGTGAGGTGTTGAATGGAGATCGTTTAGTCACTGCTCCGTACAAGCTTGACTTTCTAAGTGATCGAGAAACTGAAGTAGTTTGCAAGAAGTCATTATCAAAGGAAGAAGTTGCAAGATTCCGTGACGCTGTTGCCAAGGATTACTACTTCCAGATGTTCTATGATGACCTGCCCATTTGGGGTTTTATTGGTAAGGTAGATAAGGAGAGAAAATCTGACCCCAATGAGTACAAATACTACCTTTTTAAACATCTTCATTTTGACATCCATTTCAACAACGATCGCGTGATTGAAGTTAATGCACGAACTGATCCCAATGCCTTAGTCGACATAACCGAAGATAAGGAAGTTGATGTAGACTTCATGTACTCTGTCAAATGGAAGGAAACAGACATCCCTTTTGAGAAAAGGATGGAAAAGTACTCACAGACTTCAGCTTTACCACATCATTTGGAGATCCACTGGTTCTCTATCATTAATTCTTGTGTCACAGTTCTGCTCTTAACTGGTTTTCTTGCCACAATTCTGATGCGAGTCCTTAAAAATGACTTTGTCAA ATACGCCCATGACGAGGAAACAGCTGATGACCAAGAAGAAACTGGGTGGAAGTACATTCACGGCGACGTGTTTAGGTACCCAAAGCGGAACTCACTTTTTGCAGCAGCCCTGGGTTCTGGCACACAGTTGTTTACCTT GACAATTTTCATATTCATACTTGCGCTTGTTGGCGTGTTTTACCCCTACAACCGAGGAGCTCTTTTCACAGCTTTGGTTGTTATTTATGCTCTTACATCAGGAATTGCAGGCTATACTGCAGCATCATTCTATTGCCAACTTGAAGGAAAAAATTGG GTAAGGAATTTGTTGTTGACAGGAGGTCTGTTCTGTGGACCGCTGTTTCTCACATTCTGCTTCCTTAATACTGTTGCAATTGCTTATCATGCAACTGCAGCACTTCCATTCGGTACCATCGTTGTCATTTTCCTCATATGGGCCCTTGTGACATCACCATTGCTTGTTTTGGGAGGAATCGCAGGAAAGAATAGCAAGGCAGAATTTCAAGCTCCATGCCGAACAACGAAATATCCAAGAGAGATACCACAATTACCCTGGCATCGTGGAGCTCTTCCTCAGATGGCAATGGCTGGGTTCTTGCCTTTCAGCGCCATCTACATTGAGCTCTACTACATATTTGCCAGCGTGTGGGGTCATAGGATTTACACCATTTACAGTATCTTATTCATAGTTTTCATCATTCTGATCATTGTCACTGCATTTATTACGGTGGCTTTGACGTACTTCCAACTTGCTGCAGAAGACCATGAATGGTGGTGGAG GTCTTTCCTTTGCGGTGGATCAACTGGTTTGTTCATCTATGGATACTGCCTGTATTACTATTATGCCCGATCAGACATGTCAGGCTTCATGCAAACCTCATTCTTCTTTGGTTACATGGCTTGCATATGTTACGCCTTCTTTCTCATGCTCGGAACTGTTGGTTTCCGAGCGGCTCTGTTTTTCGTCCGCCACATATACCGTTCAATCAAGTGCGAGTAA